The Coffea arabica cultivar ET-39 chromosome 9c, Coffea Arabica ET-39 HiFi, whole genome shotgun sequence nucleotide sequence AGGGTGCCATCTGCGTTAATTCTCCTGGAGGCTATTTCTGTACCTGTCCATCAGGTTATCACAGAAGTGTTGGAAGCTCAGGTCCATCCGGACAGGCATGCTTGCAAGATAGATCAAACCAATCAAAGATTAAGTTCATTTGTTTAGGTAAATTTTCTCATTATCCACCCCTTTAAATTCTTTCGAGTAGCTAGATTCCTTCATGAATCCTTCTCACAGATATATTTTACTTGAAAGGTGTGGGACTTGCAATTGGCTTTGCTGTCATAGCGGCAGCTTGCTTCTGGCTGCACCAAAAACACAAGAAAGTAGaagaaaacaaatctaaaaATAGGTTCTTCAAGAGAAACGGCGGTTACTACTGCAAAAACTGCTCTCTTCAAGTAAGGGAAGTTTATTAGGCATTAAGATTTTCAAGGTCGAGGAACTGGAGAAGGCAACAGACAATTTCAATGAAAGTCGTGCTCTTGGCAAAGAAGGACTTGGTACTGTGTATAAAGGAATGCTGTCTGATGGAACTATTGTAGCCGtgaagaaatcaaacaaaattgatCTGAATTTGTCAATGAAGTCCTTATTCCTTCACAGATAAATCACAGGCACACAGTTAGGTTGTATGGTTGCTGTTTGGAAACCGAAGTTCCATTACTTCTCTATGACTATGTGTCCAATGGCAGCCAGCCCTGACGGTGAACTGCTTTCTCGGGATAACCGTTTAGTCATTGCTACAGATATTGCTGGAGCATTCGCTTATTTGCACTCCTACGCTTCTGCAGCAATTTTCCACAGGGATATAAAGTCGAGCAATATTCTGTTAGATGAGAAATACAGGGCTGTTGTCTCTGATTTCGACATTTCGAGGTCAGTTCCCATTGATAAACACACTTAACTACAGTGGTTGGAGGCACAATCGGATACTTAGACCCTGATTACTTCAGTACCAGGGCAACTTAATGATAAAAGTGATGTTTATTCCTTTGGGGTAGTTCTTGCTGAACTAGTAACAGGGCAAAAGGTTGTCCCTTCCAAGTAATTCGGATGAAGGTTTGGTCATCAAATTTCGGACATCTACGAAGGAAAATCGATGGCTTGAAATTGTAGACAAGATAGTTACAGATGAAGGCCGAGATTATTGCAGTTGCTAAGCTTGCAAAAAGATGCCTAAAACTTAATGCCCGGAAAAAGCCATCCATGAAGGAAATAGCAGCAGAACTTGAACAGCTGGAGAGGATAAGAAAAAGTTCACTAGGTACAGGAAGTTTTCAGGATGGTTATTGCTCAGTGAGTGAAAGATCTTACAATTACAATCTTGACTTCATCATAGAAAATGACCAAGAGTTCTCTTAGATTTACTAGATAATCTCTTTACCTTGTGCTTATATTTTAGTACTCTTATGGATATAGTGGGCAGTGATGTTTACATAGGTGTGATTTATGTACAACTGGCCGATTTCATCAACTACAAGTAGGGATGCTCACACTCTGgaaaaaaaatcgaaaaacAGGCCGATCGATCCGATTTAGATCAGATATTTGTAAGACTGGTTGATATCCAAATTTGAGAACTTATGCTACTACTATAAAATTTTGGATGTTACCTTATTACTAGGCATCCAGTTAACAATCAATTACGAATATTTAATTTACCAAATTAAAGTTTGAACAACGATCTGATGCTGTGTTTATAGAAaactttaaaaataataaaaatatttttaattaaatttcttGATTATCGGCTGATGAACACTACTAACTACAAGTGATGCAACAAAAAAGCCACGACATGTGCAAAGAAATACACATGCTGTTCATTTTaaagtcaccaaaaaaaattttttctatgCGGAATATGTAAATTCCAAAAATTATTTTGCCACACAACTGTTGGAAATATGATGTGAATCATGCGATATTAAGCattaatttaaatttcaaagttTTGGCCGGATCATGACCATGAACCTGCCCAATCAATTGCAAGGTTTGGTCTTGTCCCTTTTAAAATGGAAGGCCAAATTGCAAGTCTAGATCTTGCCCCTTCCAAAATTGAGTGCTAAAAGCACTTTTGAGACTTTtgctttggtgaatatcatctCATAAAATTAGGAGTGAAGCTTTTGATCGTCAAAGCATTTTTAGCAGAAGTTTAAACTTGATGCttttaaaatagtttttgtgatttaaaaaataaaatattaaatttaatcaatttatattatattatgaaccaaataaaaagataaatacatttaaaaattttcaaattacataGTATCCAATACAATAAATATTTATTGAATTATATATCTAAACAATATActtaaaaatattcaaacatTGAATGAAtacttttatcaaaaaaattccGTTGATGAAATATTTTTCACTAAACTACCGCAACTCCAAACGGATCTTTAGTCATTTCTACCCTTTGTATTCATGATTTGTCCGACAAAATGTAGGATTCTAGACAAACTAAGATATACCAATGAGTTTGAACATGTCACATTCCTGAAGCAAACTTGTGCAACTCATCTTGTGATAAATTATAACTCGATCTAAAATGTCATGAATTGCTGAGTGTGTTCCTGtcccaaatttcaaaattttgaccagATCATGACCGGCAACCTACCCAAGCAATTGAAAGTTTGAGTCCATGTTCCTTCCAAGAACTGGACTCAAGGAAACTTTCACCCACTCAACCATTTCTACCTTTGCTATTTAGATTTGGCCAATAaagttaaaatttaaaatctgtGGTTCAAGACAAGTCGATATTTACGAGTGTATTTGAAATTTCACATCCGTGATTCAAATTTGTATAAATTAgcaaacttttttcttttctaatccCTTAAATTGTTAAGAGGAGCTCAATGATGACAGCCCGGGTGAGAATTTTAAGTCCCTCTTCGGTGCTAGGTTGGAGGGTTCTAGTCCCTCACCGACATATTGGGCCCTCCACTTCTCAAGGGCGGGTTAACCATTACCGTTTACATACCAAGAGGTAAAAGAGAATAAAGCACACCAAGTCTGGAGAAGGGATGGATTGAATGGTTCGATGGAAAACAATATAAATGAAAGATGTTGGGTTCGAATCTTTCCACTTACatataataaaaaagaaaaaccaacaaGTGCTAGTTAGGGGTTTGAGGCCATATTGTTGATTTGTAGCACAAAactattttggccaaaaaccGGTCAAAATCGGTTAAACCAGTGATCTGAATTAATTGGTTGACttgattttcaaacttttttttgttttttccaaacataatttgagttacctaaattgtaaaattttcattaattaatAGAAATAAAATAACCTACATAATGTAATCACCAAAATCACTCGCTTCTTTAAATGATTTCTAAATCAAGAAGATTTCACCCTTATCATCTTATCAAATAAGTATCAATGATTCCAACTTAcattaatttgttttaatttaatttttcaaataggTTTGGAGAATAGACATATTTTTACCCATGAATTTagatttttatatataatttctaggtgtatatttgattgcaagtctaatatttttggaaTAATTTGTTTGGTTGGCGATATAACCAATaacttaatttcaatatttctgaaatttataaaaatataaaataattatgacaTCACGTTAATgtcaatgaatttttaaaacGGTCCAGCCGATCCGACTAGTTATTCTCTAATCCAATAAATTAACTGAATCGTTGTTCGATCCGAGTTTAACAACATTAGTTTGAGGGGGTACGTGTCTCACATTTCATGTGATCCGCACGTGTCTTCTTTTCATAGTCGCAAATCTTACATATATAAAGCACGAATAGCTTGTGAACAGTGCCTGAAGGACCGGTTATGCCGTGATTTGTGTGAGCTTGAGGGGCGGTTTGGTCTTTTGTTGATGGGTGGCAGTGGCTCTGCTGGAATTTCACTTCTGTCCGCTTGGGCAAATGGCCCGGTTACTCCGTAATATTCATGAACTCTGGGGGTGTTTGTTGGTTGCATGATTTTTGAGCGGCTTGGGGAAACATACGTGCAGATAGCCTCATTGAATCGGTGGACGCTCTTTGCTTtgtcttctctctctcttccttgctCTCAATTTCAATCCTTGCTCTCTCCTAATTTCCACTCTCTCTCCTGCTCTTCCAATTAACGGACCAATTTCTCCCCTTCACTTGCTTACGCCTTGTGGCAAAGATCAGCAATCAAGATTAATCTCTCTCTTCTCCTAGCCACCATCCCTCCTTCCTGTAGGCTTCAGCCCACCAACCCTTGCCGCCCTATTTGTAGAATAGTTCTATTAGTTATTTCTTAGCATTTTATTCTAACATATCCTTAAACACAAGTTAATTTGGAATTCACCGTTTAAAGATTTTAATTATCTCTTGATTTTGAATACCACTTTCACTTGCTTACGCCTTGTGGCAAAGATCAACAATCAAGATTAATCTCTCTCTTCTCCTAGCCACCATCCCTCCTTCCTCTAGGCTTCAGCCCACCAACTCTTGCCGTCCTATTTGTAGAATAGTTCTATCAGTTATTTCTTAGCATTTTATTCTAACCTATCCTTAAACACAAGTTGATTTGAAATTCACCATTTAAAGATTTTAACTATCTCTTGATTTTGAATACCACttttattgaaaaagaaaacgaaaaaaagAAACTCACCTATTTTAGCACATGATTTAAGAACACAAAATAACCTATAATTTTGCAGCTTATGGTAcagattacaaaaaaaaaaaaaaatcatcagcCAAGTAAGAGAAAGAATCATCAAATAAGTAAGAATTATAGATCCCAagaacctagaaagtagaaaagaaaattttaagctCACGAAATTATTAGACTCGTTTTCAATGGATGATGTCCTGTCCAAAGAAACCATTGTTGCTCCCTCCATTCTTGAACACTTTTAATCTATCAATTAAACAATCATCTGAATTGCAACAAAAAGGTCCAATATGAAACCCTGATTAGGAGACATGGTAGTATATATAAACCAAGGTCATGGTGGGATAGAGttgaataaaaattatatatcatGAACATAGACCTATTAATGTAAAACAAAAAAGCCGCTGAATATACAAAAAAGATTAATTCAATTATACattggtttgaaaatatttttaaatatgtttGAATGCTCATTCAAGTCtagcaaacaaaagaaaatgacaaaCCCATTTTATAATtgtctttctttatttctttcttctcaaAGATTGTTAAATGTGAAGTACTAGCAAATAGAAAGTgtcaaaaaaaatggaaattgtcAAATTGCTTGTCTTAGAGAAGCAACGTGACTAATAAGCAAGGCTACACATTACATGTATAGCCATATGCCTTTTAGTTCTACCTAATTTTAGGCATTATTTATTGATTAATGCTATAGTAAAAATGTTAAATAATCATGCCTTTTAGTTCTGCCTAATTTTAGGCATTACTTACAGATTAATGCTATATGAAAAATATAAGATAACCTGATTTCAAAGTCATGTTTATTTGTGCAATTAGGGAAAAACACACAATCACACACATGACTACTATatctaacaaagaaaaaagtacaaaaaataTAACAGCAAAATAATGAGTCTCAACTACTACTAGAGACTCTAGGGACTCGTATATATAACGGCTGAAAAACTAGTTGTAAATAACATTCGCATATATATAACGGCTAGTTTTCTTAATTCTTTCCCTTCCGCTTTCTGGATGCTTATTATGTTCTCTTCCCCACACATTTTCCCTTTTGATCAATCATCATCCCTCATGCACTTCAATCTTTTGAATCACTTAATTCTTCTCTCCTTTTCCATAATCACCTTTCTTCATTGCATTGTTTTTCACTGAAACTTTTCAATCCTCAAATATTCGTCTAGTAGAGTACTGTTCTGTCGAACTAAAACCATTTTCTTGATCATATTGTAAAATGTAAAAGGGTTCATAAAATCGCTTTCCCAGAAATTCAGAAAGAAAATCTGAGGGAGTTTCAATCAAGAGACCTTTTTCTTTCGCAAAAAAGATAAGGGTTTTCTAAAGATTGAACAAAGATCAcattttttgaagaattttgtgGATTGAGTCTGCATCAGTGATGAGTAATTCTGAGAAGAATTGTCAAGTAAAAGGGTTCTTGACTCCACCACCAAAATGGAGATCAAATCGGTGTGTGCCAGTGATGCCACGTACAGAAAGGAAACCATGGAGTTCAGGGAATGGTCATTTGGGCCTCAAGACTGATCTTTTTCATGTCATTCATAAAGTTCCTGCTGGAGACTCGCCTTATGTTAAAGCCAAACATGTCCAGGTTTGTTCCCAGTTTTTCTAAAATCCCAAGTAGATTTCAATTTTCGTTGATTTGGGTTCAATCTTGCGTTCTTTCTGATTTAGTATAGCATTTGAAAGAATCAATTTTGGTTGGTATATTTTGCAAATATTGTTTGTTCTTGAACTCTGATATCTGGGTTCAGTATCTTTGTTGAACCCTGGTTCTTTACAACATCTGATAATATCTGTTTTCCAGCAAGGATGCAATTTATGGGAATAGGAATTGTCCTGTCTTTTTTTCTCTATGTTGAATTTCAAGTTTCATAGATGTAGGTTTTTTATGAAGGAATTAATTTTTGGATAGGGGCTATGGACGGATTCTCTTTCCCAATTTTGCAATATTAATGTGTAGATTCTACTCAATAGGTCAATGAGTTGAGTCACATTTTGGGAAAACTTCCAATGAGACATTCTCTGTCATATGTTTGATGAAATTCTAGTATGCTAATTCCACCACTACAGTTACGTGCAATTGCCGTGTTGTTTATGTACTGAGACGGGTGACTTAAGAATAGCTTGAAATTGCATTCCAAAAATGTAaagattcttgattttttctccttttgaaatGTGGTGCTTTTAATTCTCATATATAGGTGATAGACAAGGATCCTAGCAGAGCCGTCTCTCTGTTCTGGGCAGCAATCAATGCTGGTGATCGAGTAGATAGTGCTCTCAAGGACATGGCAGTAGTAATGAAACAATTGAATCGGTCAGATGAAGCGATTGAAGCAATTAAATCTTTCCGACATCTTTGCCCTCTTGAATCTCAAGAATCTCTTGATAATGTGTTGATCGAACTTTACAAGGTGAGATGAAACCAAATATAAGATTTCTGTCCCTTCTTTCATTGCTTTCTCTTTCCCTATATTTTCTTCTATCAACCAATATTTGCAGAGAAACTATAGAAGGTTCTTTATATCGAATTGTTTGTGCATTGAATCTACTGCTTTTGGCTCCAACTACGTTTGTTTACATGACATTCAGGATAAGGTCATAAAAAGATCATGAGTCCTACTTCTGGAGAGTTTGTATGGATCTATAAATTGCTTAAATGTCCTTGAGTAGCTTTTTTCAATATCTTCACTTTTAGGTTTAACTTGAAAtggaatgaagaaaaagaaaaaaaaaaaaaaaaaaaaggaatggaaTGGATCTAATGAGGAGAAGGGAAATAGAGAACTGACCATCTGTTATTTCACATAAGGTGGAAAGTGTCGTTGACACTTGCTTGATCAAGGaccttttttgctttttttggcAGTGTACATCTTCCAAGCTTGAGTTGTACTGCCAGTTTGATTAGGCATatgttcttttcccttttttcttgtgACTAAGATGTGTGTGTTGGCCGGGCATTTTCATTTACCTTCAGAGATCTGGTAGGATTGAAGAAGAGATACAGCTGTTAGAACATAAGATCAAGAATATTGAAGATGGCATTGCTTTTGATGGGAAGAGGACAAAGATGGCCAGATCTCAAGGGAAGAaaatacatgtcacaattgAGAAAGAGTACTCTAGGTGAATATCTATGTTCTATAAATGCATTCATTGCATAAAAGgatttattttacatacatatATGACTGATTCCTGGAATTTGGAAACTTCTGAACAGATTGTTAGGTAACTTAGCTTGGGCGCAATTGCAGCTAGAGGATTATAAATCTGCAGAAGAGAGTTATAGgtacgttttcttgcattgagTACACACATGTACATGCAAATAGCACGTGTCTAGTTTAGCTTGTTTCTTACAAGTTAATTCTTTGTTCCCAGAAAAGCACTTTCACTTGAACCCGATAAGAACAAGCAGTGCAACCTGGCAATTTGCTTGATATACTTAAACAAGACTGCAGAAGCTaaatttttgcttcaatctgTAAGAGCTTCATGCGTTAATGAGCAAATGGATGAATCATATGGTAAATCCTTTGAGCGTGCTACTCAGATACTGGAAGACCTTGAAAAGCAAAGCAGTGTCAGAACTATGGCATGGGAAGAAGGCATATGTGGAGAAGCTCAGACGCCTTTCAAATCAGGTGTAAGAAGAGACGTCATAGGATTATCTGGAGATAGTAATGGGGGTCAAAGTGATCATCCAGGAGGTGGAATGTCTCAAGGGTCATCGTTTCTGCATCAAAACAAAATGATGTCAGTGGACAATGAAATGAAGGGCAGAGTTGGTTTTTGGAATTACAAAGAAAGTGACCTTAGTTTCCCTCGTGCAGGATATGgcggaaaaaaaagaaatgaaaatcagctCAGTAATGGCCAACTTAAGATGTATACCTCTCCAGTTTCTCTTGCAGGACATCCAAAGGATCTATTTACCCAACCACGAAAATGCTTATGGTCATCCAATGGAGATCAGAGAAGGGGCCGACTTGCAGAGGAAGCAGCTGGTGGCTGCAATAGAAAATTGTCATTTGAGCAGCACAAAAATCACGAAAAGTTGCAGTTTGAGAGCCTCCATAATTATGAGAAAATTTTCTCCTTATCTGCAAATAATGAACCCAAAACATCAAGACCAAAAGCATCAACTAGTGAAAATTGGAGGAGAAATATGTTGCCGAATCATGCTAAAACAAGCAGTGAGCTTTCTTGGAAGCCTACGGATCATGGAGAGTGCAAAATGAATGTATTGGAAACTGATGAGCAACTGAATGCCGCCAAGGATGAGTGCAAGGAGAAATGCAGTATGCCTCCAGAGTTAATAGTCGATAGTGAAAGAACGAGTGTTAAGGATTTCTCCAATGTAGATTGTGAACAGAGTTCTACTTCTTTGACTGCAGATAATGGGGAATTGATAGGAGCAGCTAAAAAtgattgcaaagaacagaaatCAAGTCAGCAACTCTCTGCAACAAACTCAAAAGAGTCACATGATTCCTCCAAAAGCAAGAAGAGTTGGGCTGACATGGTTGAAGAAGATGAGTGGAAGTTAGAAAGTGAAACACATGATTTTCCTGTTCATACAGGGGGATTGTCATTTAACAAACCTGTTTCTTGCAGATCACCAAGCAAGTACACTGATGAGTTCAAAGGGAGAGAAGGCTTCTCCAATGAGAACTTCAATACAAACATTGTTCTTCAGACCCCTGATCTTCCGGACAAGTCTCAGAATTTGAGCCAAAAGATTGAATCATTGAGTCTGAGAGGTGGTTATTACACTCAGCCTCACCATGATACTGTGTCCAAAGATGGAACAATGGAGCAATCCTTGTCTTTTGGTGTCCATCAGAACGCAGACGAATCAGCAAACTGCTTTTCTTCTCCAGTGCATAAGAGAGCCTTGGATTTTGGGTTTGATGAGCATCACGCTACTCCAAATGGCATAAACTTACTGCGAAGGAACCGATTGCAGGTTTTCCAAAATATAACTCCTGAAAGTCCGAGATGCTGATTGACTTGTATAGATAATCAGAAGTGTGAATAACATTTTACTACATTCTTGAAAAGATTCTTGTCTATTCATTTAAGGGCTGATTTGTCTGTGGATTTTTTCCCCCTATTTGTGCATGATGAAGCTGTAAATTTGTTCACTTTTCCAAGGAGATTAAGAATGAACATGGTTGCAACTTGCTTTCCATCATGGATGTGTCTGCAATCTATACTTGTAGTTTTAAAAGAGAGTAATATATTTTTGTTCTACACTAATGCACACACTTTTATCCTTACACACTTAGGTTATGTTCCAGTACCTAAGTTGTTTGATGCATGAATAAAAAACCTTACCTGACTCATTACTATTGTACAGCAAATTTGAGCCTAAATAATGCATGTATCTACCAGAGCAAAAGAAACAATCTAGCATCAAATAAAATTTGGATTTACCAACTCAACTCATTTAAGGGATAAAAGGGAGAGGGAATTGATGAGCACATGGAATCAGGTCGCCCCCTATTTTTTTCTTATCGCAGAAGTTTCTTTGTAAGTTATCTAGTCAGTAAACAACATTTCAATTACAATGTGTTCAAAGGCGTTTTCTGGGCAGCCCCAAGGGAGTCCTGGGGCGGAGAGAGCCTCAAATGTCCAAGGGTGATTGAATGAGGCgtctgtgttgttgggcaatggCCCCATAGTGCTTAGGGAGTTCAGTATTCCGGAATTtggggcttttttttttttttttttaatgttgaactttgttttttcttttctttcttcctattTTTGTTTCCTATCTCATTATTGTTCTTTATTAATCTTAAAAAAGGATTTCATTTGTTTTCTCTTTGAAAATTGTTgggaaaaaaatacaaaatagaAGCATTTATGACTTTGTTtcttatactttttttttccttttcattgatGCCAAGATATAATTATTTTCTACTAACATGACTAGATGACTAACGTGTGGTTTAGACTTTAAATTTTGATACttaatgattttatttttaaacgGGCATAGGTTATAGGTTCAAGCAATTGAGCATTAGCCTTATAATTTGAACACTTTGTGGTCATGAAATCccataatttttaacaaaaatgcATTAAAATTTAAGATTATGGTTTTTCTTATAATGTTTctgtaattttcttgaattttatcgagtttttgtatttattagtgatattatatatatatatgttattcttatattttttatctttttatataATACAAATATCAAAATACCTGGGACTTACATCCCATGCCTCAGGACTTTTGCATTGATTGGGTAGACATTAAATATCCAGTTCAACACCTCCACCTTTTAAAACATTGATTACAAAATGATAGTCCTAGTTctcatttttcaaaatcaaatttcatttctaaACCACTGTCAAACTATTTTTCGAAAGTGTTTCACATGTAATATAAACTTGTACAACCATATATAGAAGCAAGCATACAGTTGATGTAAAGTGCATGCAGGCAAAATGTGAATTATCTACTGTTTTACGTGGAGATTCAGTACTTATACAGAGCTTAACTAAATCATGTGCTCTCATTAGTCTCATAGCACAACATATCCCAATCACATCACATTTTTGCTCATGAATACACACAATCTTGTTCATAAATCATTTATATGTTCAGCATCCAATGCAGCAATTCAAAAAGTAAAAGATCTACACTTCAAACTGTACAGTGTAAAGCAACTATTCTGTTCAATGTAAACTTCAAACTGTTCAAACTGTTCAAGCCAAGATAAGTATTAGATCTACTTTGGCATCAAGTTCTTTTCCATATGATCGCTGCTTTAGTATAAGATTCAAAGCGCAACCCTTGAAAGCTAAAGTGTTCTAATGGTGATTAAACTAATAAAAAGATAATATAAAAAGGTCCCATTGAAAGGGATTATTCTTACTACAGTATAATTTACTGTTGTTTAGGATTCGTGTATactatttaaaattttctacagctacCACTTTCCAACAAGTTGATTTATTTGATCAATTACGAATATGTTTCTTTTGATAATTTATACGACCAAGTTAGTAGTTTTCTAAGAGGCAAAGATTTTGATTTTAGGGTTATTAAGTCGCTTTTGTAGTTCTTTGCTTTTGATGCAGTCAAACTTTAGACTCGTGTTCTTTTCAGAAGATGAAGCTTATAAAGGTAGTCCTATGCAGTGAAAGTAGGAGTACAAAGACAAAATCAGAAATGCAAAATCAAGCCTATTTTTTCTTGGTTCTTCTAGCTCTTCCTCACTCACTCTTTGCTTCTAGTAATGATGCAAAGTGTCAATGTGATGAAGCAAAAATCAACCGTGGAGGTTTCCCAGAAAATTTCTTGTGGGGTGCAGGAACATCTGCTTACCAGGTAAATGCACTGTTCTCCTTGTCTCTGTccctttttgtttcattttactCCAAATGCACAGCCGGGATTTTGACCTCTCTaaaatttgcaaaaattttATAGAGCTTGGTTTTGTATGGATTACAAAACTTCATGAATCTTGAAAATTTGGCCACCTCTtatggaaaatgttttcagaTTTACGTTTATATTCATTACAAGATTGTGTAACATAACTCCAActcaaaattaaacaaaacttATGCTTTTTATATATGAATATGTATATGTTCTCTGTGTTTTAGGTTGAAGGTGCATATAATGAAGGTGGTAAAGGTCCAAGTTTGTGGGATAACTTCACTCATGCATACCCAGGTActtctcttagggtttgtattccttttttttccccctctaaTGAATCACATCGCCAAACTATTGTGAAAATTTCTTGCATACTCATAGTTGATCAATTGAATGTTGTATACGTGTTATTTATCAGAAACAAATAATTTGCTAGATTATGTGTTTAACTAGACATAACTCTGATTTGGGTTTTCACTTTTTAAAATAATGGGTTggttcttttagttttagtgttttgtattttattgttttagttagtatatataatatatattatattattataaaatatataatatatattacatacta carries:
- the LOC113708047 gene encoding uncharacterized protein, with amino-acid sequence MSNSEKNCQVKGFLTPPPKWRSNRCVPVMPRTERKPWSSGNGHLGLKTDLFHVIHKVPAGDSPYVKAKHVQVIDKDPSRAVSLFWAAINAGDRVDSALKDMAVVMKQLNRSDEAIEAIKSFRHLCPLESQESLDNVLIELYKRSGRIEEEIQLLEHKIKNIEDGIAFDGKRTKMARSQGKKIHVTIEKEYSRLLGNLAWAQLQLEDYKSAEESYRKALSLEPDKNKQCNLAICLIYLNKTAEAKFLLQSVRASCVNEQMDESYGKSFERATQILEDLEKQSSVRTMAWEEGICGEAQTPFKSGVRRDVIGLSGDSNGGQSDHPGGGMSQGSSFLHQNKMMSVDNEMKGRVGFWNYKESDLSFPRAGYGGKKRNENQLSNGQLKMYTSPVSLAGHPKDLFTQPRKCLWSSNGDQRRGRLAEEAAGGCNRKLSFEQHKNHEKLQFESLHNYEKIFSLSANNEPKTSRPKASTSENWRRNMLPNHAKTSSELSWKPTDHGECKMNVLETDEQLNAAKDECKEKCSMPPELIVDSERTSVKDFSNVDCEQSSTSLTADNGELIGAAKNDCKEQKSSQQLSATNSKESHDSSKSKKSWADMVEEDEWKLESETHDFPVHTGGLSFNKPVSCRSPSKYTDEFKGREGFSNENFNTNIVLQTPDLPDKSQNLSQKIESLSLRGGYYTQPHHDTVSKDGTMEQSLSFGVHQNADESANCFSSPVHKRALDFGFDEHHATPNGINLLRRNRLQVFQNITPESPRC